In Bosea sp. PAMC 26642, the DNA window CAAGTCTGGATATCTGGGAATGGTGTGGCCCGAACGCAACATCCCGGCTCAACATCGTGAGAAGGCCGTGAGGATGAGGCGCAGCTCAGCTGACGCCCTTCCACGGCTGCGTATCCTTGACCGCCCATTCGCCACCCGACGGCCGGCAGGCCGTGCCCTGCAGCCGGACCGGCCTGGTCTGGGTCTGGACGCTGGCGATGAAGGCGCGGCAGATTTCGTCGGAGCGCAGGAACGGCCCGCCGACCGGTGTGAAGGCGCCCTTGATGCCGCTTTGCGGGTTGTCCCAGGAGACCGCCGCCCCGTTCCCCTGCGGATCGAGCGCCACGGCCATCGCGCCGTCGGCGCGACGCATGTCCTCCGGCCCGATCTCGGACGACAGCGACGCGAGCGCGCCGGCACGGGAAGGCCCGCTCACAGGCAATGTCGAGGCCGTCGTCTGCACGACCTCGTCATCGGCCTTGCTCGACAGACCCAGAATCGGAAAAGAGACCGAACAGCCGGCGCTCGCCAGGCCCAGCCCGCACAGCAGAGCGACACGCGACAGGCGCATGGGGACGCACCGTCGATGAAGGCTTTGGATCGGCTTTGCCGTTGACCTATATAGGATTGCCGTCACTCGCCCAACACCGCTCGCGCTCGCCCGACGCTCATCGAATTCATCGAGGATTAGACACGTGGAACGGTTAACGACCGGTGACTTCACCGAGGCCGACGAGCCCTTTGCGCTGTTTCAGGCATGGCTCGAGGAAGCGAAGCACTCCGAGCCCAACGACCCCAACGGCATGGCGCTTTCGACCGTCGATTCGGAGGGGCTGCCCAATGTCCGCATGGTGCTGCTGAAGGACTTCGATACCGAGGGCTTCGTCTTCTACACCAACACCAAGAGTCAGAAGGGCGAGGAACTGCTCGGCCAGGGCAAGGCGGCGGGCCTGTTCCATTGGAAGAGTCTGCGCCGTCAGGTCCGTATCCGCGGCCCGGTCTCGGTGGTCAGCGATGCCGAGGCCGACGCCTATTTCAGGTCGCGCCCGCGTGACAGCCGGATCGGAGCCTGGGCCTCGCAGCAGTCGCGGCCGCTGGAAAGCCGCTTCGCGCTGGAGAAGGCCGTCGCCATCCACGCCGCGAAGTTCGGGCTCGGCGAGATTCCGCGCCCGCCCCACTGGACCGGCTTCAGGATCGCGCCCGTCTATCTCGAATTCTGGCGCGACGGCGCGTTCCGTCTGCACGATCGCGTCGTGTTCCGTCGTCCCGCGCCCGGTGAACCGTGGACGCGGACGCGGCTTTATCCTTGAGGACCGCTCCGATGGCGATGCCGAAATTCGATTTCCCCAAGACCGAAGCCGGCAAGCGCCCGGTCATGCTGCTGACCGGGGCGAGCCGCGGCATCGGCCATGCCACCGTCATGCAGTTCGCCATGGCCGGCTGGCGCATCCTGTCCTGCTCCCGCCAGGCCTTCTCGGACAAATGCCCCTGGCCCTCGGGCGCCGACGACCATGTCCAGATCGACCTCGGCGACCCCGAGGACACGATGCGCGGCATCGCCGAGATCAAGAAGCGGCTGGCGGCCGAGGGCGGCAAGCTCAACGCGCTGGTCAATAATGCTGGCATCTCGCCCAAGGGCCCCAAGGGCGGACGGCTGGGAGCGGCGACGACCTCCTTCAACGACTGGCACAAGGTCTTCCAAGTCAATTTCTTTGCGCCGATCATGCTCGCGCGCGGCCTACTAGACGAACTGACACTCGCCAAGGGCGCTATCGTCAACGTCACCTCGATCGCGGGCTCCCGGGTCCACCCCTTTGCAGGGGCCGCCTACGCCACCTCCAAGGCTGCGCTCGCCAGCCTCACCCGCGAGATGGCCGCCGATTTCGGCCCGCTCGGCATCCGGGTGAACTCGATTTCTCCAGGAGAAATCGATACGGCCATCCTCTCGCCCGGCACCGAGAAGATCGTCGCGACCCTGCCGCTCGGGCGGCTGGGCAAGACCGACGAGGTCGCCAAGGCCATCTACTTCCTCTGCACCGACGCATCGAGCTACGTCACGGGCTCGGAGCTTCATATCAATGGCGGGCAGCACGTGTGAGCGGGAGCCTGCCGCGATGAACGAAACTGGCCGGGTCATCCGTTTTCCCGCTGCCGGCAAGGCACCCACGCGCCCCGTGCTGGCAGCGTCGATCGCCGTGTTCCGCGACGGCAAGGTGCTGCTCGCCACCCGCACCAAGCCGCCGGCCGATCGGCTCTGGTCGCTGCCGGGCGGCAAGGTCGAGGCCGGCGAGACGCTGGAACAGGCCGCCTTGCGCGAGCTTGAGGAAGAGGTCGGCGTAAAAGCCCGCATCGTCGGCTTCAACCGCCATGTCGAGATCTTCGGTCGGGACGCCGGTGATGCCGTCACGCATCATTTCGTCGTCGCCTCCTTTGTCGGCGAATGGCTTTCGGGCGAGCCGAGGCCTGGTCCCGAGGCCGGCGCCGTGATGTGGGCCGACCCGCTGAGCCTCGGCGGCCTGCCGACCACACGCGAACTCGGCGACGTGCTGCGCCGTGCCGCCGCGATCCTGTCCGGAACGGGGACGCCGGAGGCCTGATGGCGCGCGGCATCCTCCCGTCCAGGACGCGATGGCTCGCGACCCTGCTTGCGCTGTCGCTCGTGGCGCCGCTCGCCGCCGCCCAGGCGCAGACACAGCGTCCAGCAGCCCCGGCGCAGCCGCCCGCACCGCCGCCGGAGCCCCCGCCCCCGCCCTATGAGCCGCAACTGCTCAAGCTCGCCGAGATCATGGGCTCGCTGGCCTATCTGCGCACACTCTGCGCAGCGCCTGAGGCCGAGAACTGGCGCCAGCGCATGGCTGCGCTACTCGAAGCCGAGGGACGCACCCCGATGCGGCGCGACCGCCTGACCAGCGCCTACAACCGGGGCTTCCGGGCCTATGCCGCGACTCACCGCGCCTGCACCGATGGCAGTCAGGAGGCTTCGAGCCGTCTCGCAGCCGAGGGAGAACGCCTGGCCCGGACGCTCGCCGGACGCTATGGCGGCTGAGCACGGACAGCGCCCGCATTCTCCCCACCAAATTAACCTTTCTTAAAGGCGGCGCTGGCGCGGACCGTTCATGACATTTATGAATCGGTGGCCTTCGATCGCTGCGGAGCGCACCCGCGAGGGTGGGTTGCGTCGGCCCTATGCACCACGCCGCAGAGTCTTTGCCTTCATGTCCTTCCTCTCCGACGACCAGTTGCTCGACCCCAGCCTGTCGTACGACTACGGCGACGCGCGACGGGTCGCCTATGGCTATGTCGAGGACGCCTTCGCCGAAGCCCAGCAGGACGGGCTCGACAGCGATGCGCTTGCTCACGCCGCGCTCTTCGTCGCTTTCCGGACCCTCGTCGAGACCTATGGCGAGGAGGCGGCCGCCGTCTTCGCCGAAGCCTTGCCCGGCAAGCTGCGCGGCGGCGCCTTCAGCGCCGGCACCCGCCACTGAGAAGCGTCAGGCCCCGACCCTGACCGAACCGCCCTGACCGACGGCCAGCAGCGCCTCCGCCTTCTCGACCATCTCCCTCACGATCACGCCCGCCGGCGCGATGTCGTGTACCAGCGCTACGCTCTCGCCCGCGATGACGGCGGCGGTATCGAAATCTCCGGCTGCGCGGGCGGCCAGATAGCGCGGCATCTCGCTCGCGACGTTCTGCATCAACTCGACCTCGCGCCCGGTCCAGCGCCTGGAATGATCGTTGACGAGGCAGCGCCCGGTGAACGGAGCCGGCCAGACATTCTGCCGCGAGATGTCGAAGACCAGTCCCCGGACGGTGTCGTCGCCCGAGGCGGCCACGATCCGCTCCTTCGCCGCGCCATGGCCCGCCGCCTCCAGGCTGGCATAGAGGCGCGTGCCGACCACGACACCCTCCGCCCCCAGCATCAGTGCTGCCGCGAGCCCGCGCCCCTCGGCGACGCCGCCCGCCGCGACGACGACCGCCTTGTCGCCGACCGCATCGGCCACCGCCGGCACCAGCGCGAAGGTGCCGCGCGACGCGCCATGCCCTCCAGCTTCCGCACCCTGGGCCACGACGATGTCGGCCCCCTTCGCCACGGCATCGCGCGCCATCGCCACCGACTGTATCTGGCAGATCACCAGCGCGCCGGCCGCCTTGATCCTGCCGGCGAAAGGCTCCGGATCGCCGAAGGAGAGCCAGACCGCGTCGGGCTTCGCGTCGAGCGCGATGTCCAGCAGGTGCGGCTGCTTCGCCAGGCTCCAGGTGATGAAGCCAATGCCGAAGCGCAGACCTGATGAGGCCCGGCCCGCAACCAGCACCGGCAGTTCGGCCTCCAGCCACCCGGCATCGCCATAGCCACCGCCCAGGATTCCGAAGCCGCCGGCTTCCGAAACGGCCAAGGTCAGCCTCGCATCAGCGACGACGTCCATAGCCGCGAGCATCACGGGATGCGTCACGCCGAGCAGGCGGGTCAGGCGAGTCGTGATCGTCATGGCATGGCTCCTGGGGTATCGAGATCGCGCGCAGACTAGCGTCTTTCCTCATTCGCGAAAAATGATATATCGAGATAGGATCGATCCATAATAGAGAACGCCGGCAATGGACGTCACCGAGCTGACCACCTTCATGGCCGTCGCACGGAGTGGCGGCATCACCGCGGCCGCGCGTGAAATCCATACCGTTCAGTCCAACGTGACCATGCGCATCCGCACGCTCGAGGACGAGATCGGCCTGCCGCTGTTCGAGCGCCACAGCCGCGGCATGTCGATGACCGAGGCCGGCGAGCGTCTGCTGCCCTATGCCGAACGCGTGCTCTCCTTGCTCGCCGAGGCGAAAGTCGCCGCGCGCGACGATCTGGGAGCACGCGGCACCCTGCATCTCGGCGCGATGGAGACCACGGCCGCTGTCCGTCTGCCGCCGCTCCTGGCGGAATACCACAAGGCCTATCCGGAGGTGAAACTGAGCCTGCGCACAGGTCCCACGGCCGATCTTCTGCAGGCCGTGGCGAAGCGCGAGATCGACGGCGCCTTCGTCTCCGGCCCGATCGATCATGCCGACATAGTCGCGACGCCCGCCTTCGAGGAGCGGCTTGGGCTGGTCACGCCCGCTGCGATCGCCGATCTCGCCGGCCTGCGCGAGGGCGCGGCGGCCGGCCTGACCGTGCTCAGTTTCAAGACCGGCTGCTCCTATCGCCAGCGCCTCGAACAGGTCATGGCCCGGCTTGGCCTGCCGGCCTATGCCCGCCTCGAATTCGGCACGCTCGACGGCATCCTCGGCTGCGTCGCCGCGGGCGTCGGCATCACGCTCCTGCCCCGCGCCGTGGTCCTGCAGGCCGCCCAGCGCGACGGTTTGCGCTGGCATCCGATCGAAGACGGCGACGGCATCGTGCAAACCCTCTTCATCCGCCGCCGCGACGCTTACGAAAGCCATGCGGCCCGTCATTTCCTCGGATTGATAGCACCGCCCACGACAGCACTCTGAAAAACGTTCGGACGCTTCGGTTCAGCCCCCCTTGCAAGCGCGCCACGCGGCGATGATGGCATCGACCGTGCGGTCGGCGTCGTCGATGCCGGTCGGCCAGGAGATCACCGAGAGCCGCATCACCCAGCGGCCGCGCCAGCGCGCTCCACCGGCGAAGCACTCCGCGTCAGATTGGACGCGCGCGATCACGGCTTGCGTCAGGGCGTCGCCGCGCTCAGGCGTCTCGTCCGCGCCGAAGCGCACGATGATCTGGTTCAGCACGACATCGTTGAGGACAGCGATGCCGGGTTCGCCCCCCAGCCGCGCCGCCATGTGGCGCGCGAGCGCGCAATGCCGGGCGACCATCGCGGCGATGCCACTGCGGCCGAGATGGCGGATCATCGCCCAGGTCGCGAAGCCACGGGCCCGGCGCGACAGTTCCGGTACGAAATGCGACGGATCGCGCTCGCCGGCCGCGACCTCGGGCAGATAGCTCGCGCTCGCCGTCATGGCCCGGCGATGGGCGCGGCTGTCGCGCACGATCGCATAGCCGCAATCATAGGGCGTCTGGAGCCATTTATGCCCGTCGGTCGCCCAGGAATCGGCAAGGTCCGCCCCCGTCGCCAGCGCTGAAACCTCGGGACAGGCGCGCGCCCATAGTCCGAAGGCTCCGTCGATATGGACCCAGGCGCTCCTGGCATGTGCGATGCGGATGATCTCCGGAAACGGATCGAAGGCCCCGGTGTTGATCTGTCCTGCCTGAAGCAGGACGATGATCGGGCCGTCGCAACCAGCCATCGCCTCGGCGAAGGCCTCGACCTTCATGCGCCCGGCCTCGTCGGTCGCGACGCGGATCACGCGGTCATGACCCAGCCCGAGCAGTTGCAGCGCCGAGAACACCGTCGTGTGGGCGTCGTCTCCGATCAGGACATGGATCGGCGGCGCGCCGAACAGGCCGGCCGCCTCGACATCCCAGCCGGCACGGCGCAGCACCTCGCCGCGCGCGGCGCCGAGGCAGACGAAATTGGCGACCGTCGCACCCGTCACGAAGCCGACGGAGCAGTCATCCGGCAAGGCGAGGATATCGAGCAGCCAGGCGGCAGCGGCTGCCTCGGCCGCGGCGGCGGCCGGAGCGGCCTGGTGGTTGCCGCAGTTCTGGCCCCAGGCGCTGGTCAGCCAGTCGGCCGCGACGCCGACCGGATGCGACGCCCCGATGACCCAGCCGAAGAAGCGCGGGCCGGTCGTGGCGTGCAGGCCCGGCTCGGCCTTGCGCGCGAGTTCGTCGATCACCTGCTCCGCTTCGGCGCCCTGCTCGGGCGTCGGCCCCTCGAAGATCGCGGTCATCTCGCGGTAGTTCGCCAGGGGGCGCTGCGGGCTCCCGCCGATCGCTCGACGGAAGGAAGTGGCCCGACCGGCCACATCCTGAAACAGAGCGGCGGGATCAAACTCGATCTCGGACATCGGCCCCTCGCAAGTTCCAGACAGGCTGACGTTACGATATCGCGAGCGGATCGGCGAGCCGCTGATCATCCGCCACGACGCTTGCCGGAACCCGTCCTTGGCGAGGTTTCCGGGCGCGCCGGCCCGAGCCGGTAAAAAAGGCGTCCGCAAGTCGAGGCCGGCGTCTTTACGAATGCGCGCGTCCGGCCCATTCAGGCGCGCTGGCGTTCGGCCATGCCGCTTCACCCCCCCGGGCGAACCCGCAACAGGAGTCTTTCATGAGCGTCGCCAACGGTCGCGCCCTGCTGGCCATTCCCGGCCCGACCAATATTCCCGATCGCGTACTCCAGGCGATGATGCGGCCGGCCGAGGAACTCAACGATCCCGGCATGATCGCGCTGACCGACGGGCTCCTGGGCGATCTCAAGCGCGTCTTCCGGACGAAGGGCCAGACCTTCATCTACGCTGCCAACGGCCATGGCGGCTGGGAGGCGGCACTGACCAACGTGCTCTCGCGCGGCGACAAGGTCCTCGTGCTGGCCAGCGGCCGCTTCGCCATCGGCTGGGGCGAGATGGCCCGCTTCATGGGCGTCGATGTCGAGGTCATGACGGGTTCCTGGCGCGCTTCGGTCGATCCCGCCGCCGTCGCGGAGCGCCTGCGCCGCGACACCGGTCACGCCATCAAGGCCGTGCTGGTCGTGCAGATCGACACGGCGTCGGGCGTCGCCAACGACATCCCCGCCATCCGCAAGGCGATCGACGCCGCCGGGCATCCAGCCCTGTTCATGGTCGATGGCGTAGCATCCGTCGCCTGCATGCCCTTCGAGATGGATGACTGGGGCATCGACGTCGCCATGTCCGCGGCGCAGAAGGGGCTGATGACTCCGCCGGGCCTCGCTTTCGTGGCGGCCAACGACAAGGCGATGCGGGTTCACCAGAGCGCCGATCTAAAGACGCTCTACTGGGATTGGACGAGCCGGCTCGGCGAGATGCACTATCTCAAGCATTGCGGCACGCCGCCCGAGCACCTGCTGTTTGCCCTGCGCGCGGCGCTCGACATGATCTTCGAGGAAGGGCTGGAGGCGATCTGGCATCGCCACGCCTTGCTGGCGGGCGCGACCCACGCCGCCGTTTCGCGCTGGGCCGAGGGCGGCGCGCTGTCCTTCAACGTCGTCGAGCCGGCTCAGCGCGCAGTCTCGGTCACGCCGGTCCTCACCCATGGTGTCGAGGCGAGCGCGATCACGGATTATGTCCAAGCGGTCTGCGGCGTCACGCTCGGCGCCGCGATCGGCGACCTGACCGGAAAGGGCTTCCGCATCGCCCATATGGGTCACGTCAACGCGCCGATGGTGCTCGGCACGCTGGGCGCGCTCGAGATGGCCCTGCAGGCGCTCGACGTGTCCCATGGCGCAGGCGGAGTTGCAGCCGCGATCGCGCATCTGGGGCAGAACGCGTCGCCGGTCAGAGCCGTGTAGGTCAGCCCCGCGGCAGCGCTTCCAGGAAGCGCGCCGGCTCGCCTCGGGACGGCGTCGCCAGCTCGCCCTCCCACATCACTTTGGCGCCGCGCACATAGGTCCCGATCGGCCATCCCGTGACGCTGACCCCGTCATAGGGTGTCCAGCCGCATTTCGACGCACCCCAGGCGTTGGTGATCGTCTCGCGGCGCTTCAGGTCGACGATGGTCAGGTCGGCATCGTAGCCGGCCGCGATCCGGCCCTTGCCCTCAAGCCCGAAGATGCGCTGCGGGCCATGGCTGGAGAGATCGACGAAACGCTCCAGCGTCAGCCTGCCCGCATTCACATGGTCGAGCATGATCGGCACCAGCGTCTGCACGCCGGGCATACCGGAATGGCTTGCCGGATAGGCGTGGTGCTTCTCCTCATGCGTATGGGGCGCATGGTCCGAGCCGAGCACATCGACGATGCCCTGCTCGACCCCCCACCAGATGCGCTGGCGATGACCGTCGTCGCGGATCGGCGGGTTCATCTGGGCATAGGTTCCGAGCCGCTCATAGCAGTCGGGCGCGACCAGCGTCAGGTGGTTGGGCAGCACCTCGACGGTCGCGACATCCTTGTGATCCCTGAGGAACTCCATCTCGTCCCCGGTCGAGATGTGCAGGATATGCACCCGCGCGCCCGTCTCCCGCGCGATCCTGACCAGCCGCTTGGTGCAGGTCAGCGCTACCTCGGGCGAGCGCCAGACCGGATGGCTCGACGGATCGCCTTCGACCCGCAGGCCCATGCGCTCGCGCAGCATGCCCTCGTCCTCGGAGTGGAAGGCGGCGCGCCGGCGCGTCCGCTTCAGGATCTCCGCCACCCCGGCATCGTCCTCCACCAGCAGGTCGCCGGTAGACGAGCCCATGAACACCTTGATGCCGGCCGCGCCCGGCAACCGCTCCAGCTCCGGCACATCACGGACGTTCTCATGCGTGCCGCCGACCCAGAAGGCGAAATCGCAATGCATCCGGTGCCGCCCGCGCCGGATCTTGTCGGCGAGCGCGTCGGGCGTCGTCGTCTGCGGGATGGTGTTGGGCATCTCGAAGACGGTGGTGACGCCGCCCATCACGGCCGCGCGCGAACCGCTCTCCAGATCCTCCTTATGGTCGAGCCCCGGCTCGCGGAAATGCACCTGGCTGTCGATCACGCCGGGCAGGATATGCAGGCCGGTGCAATCGACCGTCTCGCCCGCCGATGCACGCGACAGATCGCCGAGCACAACGATCTTGCCCTTGCTGATGCCGAGGTCGCGCTGAACGCGCCCGTCATGGTTCACCACCGTGCCGCCCTTGAGGATCACGTCATAGGTCTGCGGCATGGCGGGTCTCCTGAAGCTGGCGATTTCGCTCCTGAACCACGTCGTCATCCCGGACAAGCGGCGAAGCCGCGCTGATCCGGGATCCATCGTAAGGCACTGTCGCGCTGTATGATGGATCCCGGATCTCCGCTTCGCTGCGTCCGGGATGACGGCGTGGTTCACGAGGCAGATGAGAAGGGAGTTAGCGGAAAGATCGCGCGCAGGCGAGTTGAGAAGACGGCTCGAGCCGCCTACCTATCGGGTCGGCCTCAGAATCCGGTGTGGAGCCAGAACCCAATGCCCCCAGTCCAACTGGTCGATCGCGGGGTCGTCCGCGTCAGCGGCGCCGACGCACGCGAGTTCCTGCAAGGCGTCATCACCTGCGACATCGATACGATCACGCCCGAACGCGCCGGCTATGGCGCGCTCCTGACACCACAGGGCAAGATCATCTGCGATTTCCTGATCGTCGCGGTCGCCGAAGACGAGGGCGGCGGCTTCCTGCTCGATACTCCATTGCTGCTGGTTCCCGACCTGATGAAGCGCCTGAAGCTCTACAAGCTGCGTGCAAAGGTGGCGCTCGACGATCTCAGCGAAGCGAGCGCCGTCATCGCCGCCGATGATGGCGGCTTGCTGCCGTCCGAGAGCGGGCTCGTCTACACCGATCCGCGCCTGCCGGCGCTGGGCCAGCGCGCCATCACCGACCGCGCCGGCATTGCGGCCATCGCCGGCGATGACGCCTCCAGCTATCACGCCCGCCGCATTGCCCTCGGCGTACCCGATGGCGGCAAGGACTTCGTCTATGGCGACGCCTTTCCACACGAGGCGCTGCTCGACCAGCTCAACGGCGTCTCGTTCAAGAAGGGCTGCTATGTCGGCCAGGAGGTCGTCTCGCGCATGCAGCATCGCGGCACCGCCCGCACCCGCATCGTCCCGGTGATCTTTTCGGACGGCGTCGTCCCCGAGGACGGCGTCGAGGCGACGGCGGGCACGAAAACGCTCGGCCGCATCGGCTCCTGCGCCGATGGACGCGGGCTGGCCATGCTGCGGCTGGACCGCGTCGCGGACGCGCTGGCGGAAGGGCTGCCGTTGCTGGGTGGCGGCGTCGCCTTCGCGCTGGAAAAACCGGCCTTCGCCCGCTTCCTCTTCCCCGGCGAAGCAGGGTTCGGGGCCGCCGCATGACCGGCCGCGCCGCCATCGAAGGCCCCGACGGGAAGTTCCGCTGCGTCTGGCCGGGCACGGACCCGCTCTATCTCGCCTATCACGACACCGAATGGGGCGTGCCCGAATATGATTCGCGCGCGCTCTTCGAGAAGCTGATCCTCGACGGCTTCCAGGCCGGCCTGTCCTGGATCACCATCCTGAGAAAGCGGGACGCCTTCCGCGCCGGTTTCGCGCAGTTCGAGCCCGAGGCGATCGCCCGCTTCACCGAGGCCGATGTCCAGAGGCTGCTCGGCGACGCCGGCATCATCCGCCATCGCGGCAAGATCGAGGGCGCGATCAGGAGCGCACGCGCCTATCTCGCCATCAGCGAGCGCGAGCCCTTCGCCGACTTCCTCTGGAAGCATCTCGACGGCCGGGTGATGCAGAACGCCTTTCGCACCCACGAGGAAGTACCGACGAAGACGAAGATTTCCGAGGCCATGGGCAAGGAGCTAAAAGCCGCCGGCTTCACCTTCTGCGGCCCGACCATCGTCTACGCCTTCATGGAAGCCTGCGGCCTGGTCAACGACCACCTCACCGGCTGCTTCCGCTGGCAGGAATGCGCCCAGTTCGCACGCGATACGCGGCCTGCTGCCTGACATGGCCCGCACCCCTGAACCGCCCCGCGCCTGGCAACGGATGCTCTCAGGGCGAAGACTCGATCTGCTCGACCCCTCTCCGCTCGACATCGAGATCGCCGACATCGCCCATGGTCTCGCCCGCGTCGCGCGCTGGAACGGCCAGACCCATGGCGCCCACTCGTTCTCGGTTTCCCAGCATTCGCTACTGGTCGAGGCGATCGCCGCCCATCTCAACCCGGACTGGAGCGACGCCTGGCGGCTGATGGCGCTGCTGCACGATGCCCCGGAATACGTCATCGGCGACATGATCTCGCCTTTCAAGGTGGTGATGGGCGACGCCTACAAGAGCGTCGAACTGCGCCTGCTGGCCGCGATACACCTCCGCTTCGGCCTGCCCGCGACGACGCCGGCCATCCTCAGGCGCAAGACAAAGGACGCCGACAAGATCGCCGCCTTCCTGGAGGCTACCGAACTCGCCGGCTTCGGCCGCGAGGAAGCCCTGCGCTATTTCGGCCGTCCCCAGCCCCTGCCCCGCGCGGTGACCGCCTGGCTCGAACCGCTCTCGACGGAAGCAGCGCAAGCCCGATTCATCGAGAGGTTCGCCGAACTCGGAGGGCGATAGACAGCCAGCCGCCGCCGGCTGACCGATTGTTTCCAATTTGGAACAGGTTCTCCCTCATTCCATGCGCTTCCGAAGCCAATCAGCTTGCGCCATAGTCTCGGGCAGCAAAGCAGCACGCCAATCACCGGGAGCACGCGCATGTCGGCCGTCGAGACCACCACCAGCCCCCTGCCCAAGGGCGTCGTCATCACCGGCGCGCTCGGCCCTCGCTTCGACGAGATCCTCACCCCTGACGCGCTGGCCTTCGTCGCCGACCTCCACCGCCGCTTCAACGAGACCCGCAAGCGCCTGCTGGCGCTCCGTATCGAGCGCCAGAAGCGCTTCGATGCCGGCGAGACCCCGGACTTCCTGGCCGAGACCCGCCACATCCGCGAAGGCGACTGGAAGGTCGCCCCGATCCCGGCCGACCTGCAGGACCGCCGCGTCGAGATCACCGGCCCCGTCGACCGCAAGATGATCGTCAACGCGCTGAACTGCGGCGCTAAAGTCTTCATGGCCGATTTCGAGGACGCCTCCTCGCCGGTCTGGGCCAACATGATCGAGGGCCAGCTCAACCTCAGGGACCGCTGGGCCAACGCCATCGACTTCACCGACAAGACCACCGGCAAGGCCTACAAGCTTAAGCCCCAGCCCGCCGTTCTGATCATCCGCCCGCGCGGCTGGCATCTGCCCGAGCGCCATATCGAGATCGACGGCGAGACGGCTTCAGGCTCCCTGGTCGATTTCGGCCTCTATGTCTTCCACAACGCCAAGGCCGCGTTGGCGGCAGGCTCGGGTCCCTATTTCTACCTGCCCAAGCTCGAAAGCCATCTCGAAGCCCGCCTCTGGAACGACGTCTTCGTCGCCGCCCAGAACGCGCTCGGCCTCAAGCTCGGCACGATCAAGGCGACAGTCTTGATCGAGACCCTGCCCGCCGCCT includes these proteins:
- a CDS encoding NUDIX hydrolase — protein: MNETGRVIRFPAAGKAPTRPVLAASIAVFRDGKVLLATRTKPPADRLWSLPGGKVEAGETLEQAALRELEEEVGVKARIVGFNRHVEIFGRDAGDAVTHHFVVASFVGEWLSGEPRPGPEAGAVMWADPLSLGGLPTTRELGDVLRRAAAILSGTGTPEA
- the pdxH gene encoding pyridoxamine 5'-phosphate oxidase; its protein translation is MERLTTGDFTEADEPFALFQAWLEEAKHSEPNDPNGMALSTVDSEGLPNVRMVLLKDFDTEGFVFYTNTKSQKGEELLGQGKAAGLFHWKSLRRQVRIRGPVSVVSDAEADAYFRSRPRDSRIGAWASQQSRPLESRFALEKAVAIHAAKFGLGEIPRPPHWTGFRIAPVYLEFWRDGAFRLHDRVVFRRPAPGEPWTRTRLYP
- a CDS encoding RT0821/Lpp0805 family surface protein — translated: MRLSRVALLCGLGLASAGCSVSFPILGLSSKADDEVVQTTASTLPVSGPSRAGALASLSSEIGPEDMRRADGAMAVALDPQGNGAAVSWDNPQSGIKGAFTPVGGPFLRSDEICRAFIASVQTQTRPVRLQGTACRPSGGEWAVKDTQPWKGVS
- a CDS encoding LysR family transcriptional regulator; this translates as MDVTELTTFMAVARSGGITAAAREIHTVQSNVTMRIRTLEDEIGLPLFERHSRGMSMTEAGERLLPYAERVLSLLAEAKVAARDDLGARGTLHLGAMETTAAVRLPPLLAEYHKAYPEVKLSLRTGPTADLLQAVAKREIDGAFVSGPIDHADIVATPAFEERLGLVTPAAIADLAGLREGAAAGLTVLSFKTGCSYRQRLEQVMARLGLPAYARLEFGTLDGILGCVAAGVGITLLPRAVVLQAAQRDGLRWHPIEDGDGIVQTLFIRRRDAYESHAARHFLGLIAPPTTAL
- a CDS encoding pyridoxal-phosphate-dependent aminotransferase family protein, giving the protein MSVANGRALLAIPGPTNIPDRVLQAMMRPAEELNDPGMIALTDGLLGDLKRVFRTKGQTFIYAANGHGGWEAALTNVLSRGDKVLVLASGRFAIGWGEMARFMGVDVEVMTGSWRASVDPAAVAERLRRDTGHAIKAVLVVQIDTASGVANDIPAIRKAIDAAGHPALFMVDGVASVACMPFEMDDWGIDVAMSAAQKGLMTPPGLAFVAANDKAMRVHQSADLKTLYWDWTSRLGEMHYLKHCGTPPEHLLFALRAALDMIFEEGLEAIWHRHALLAGATHAAVSRWAEGGALSFNVVEPAQRAVSVTPVLTHGVEASAITDYVQAVCGVTLGAAIGDLTGKGFRIAHMGHVNAPMVLGTLGALEMALQALDVSHGAGGVAAAIAHLGQNASPVRAV
- a CDS encoding pyridoxal phosphate-dependent decarboxylase family protein, coding for MSEIEFDPAALFQDVAGRATSFRRAIGGSPQRPLANYREMTAIFEGPTPEQGAEAEQVIDELARKAEPGLHATTGPRFFGWVIGASHPVGVAADWLTSAWGQNCGNHQAAPAAAAAEAAAAAWLLDILALPDDCSVGFVTGATVANFVCLGAARGEVLRRAGWDVEAAGLFGAPPIHVLIGDDAHTTVFSALQLLGLGHDRVIRVATDEAGRMKVEAFAEAMAGCDGPIIVLLQAGQINTGAFDPFPEIIRIAHARSAWVHIDGAFGLWARACPEVSALATGADLADSWATDGHKWLQTPYDCGYAIVRDSRAHRRAMTASASYLPEVAAGERDPSHFVPELSRRARGFATWAMIRHLGRSGIAAMVARHCALARHMAARLGGEPGIAVLNDVVLNQIIVRFGADETPERGDALTQAVIARVQSDAECFAGGARWRGRWVMRLSVISWPTGIDDADRTVDAIIAAWRACKGG
- a CDS encoding TIGR02301 family protein, with translation MARGILPSRTRWLATLLALSLVAPLAAAQAQTQRPAAPAQPPAPPPEPPPPPYEPQLLKLAEIMGSLAYLRTLCAAPEAENWRQRMAALLEAEGRTPMRRDRLTSAYNRGFRAYAATHRACTDGSQEASSRLAAEGERLARTLAGRYGG
- a CDS encoding NAD(P)H-dependent flavin oxidoreductase, which encodes MTITTRLTRLLGVTHPVMLAAMDVVADARLTLAVSEAGGFGILGGGYGDAGWLEAELPVLVAGRASSGLRFGIGFITWSLAKQPHLLDIALDAKPDAVWLSFGDPEPFAGRIKAAGALVICQIQSVAMARDAVAKGADIVVAQGAEAGGHGASRGTFALVPAVADAVGDKAVVVAAGGVAEGRGLAAALMLGAEGVVVGTRLYASLEAAGHGAAKERIVAASGDDTVRGLVFDISRQNVWPAPFTGRCLVNDHSRRWTGREVELMQNVASEMPRYLAARAAGDFDTAAVIAGESVALVHDIAPAGVIVREMVEKAEALLAVGQGGSVRVGA
- a CDS encoding SDR family NAD(P)-dependent oxidoreductase; amino-acid sequence: MLLTGASRGIGHATVMQFAMAGWRILSCSRQAFSDKCPWPSGADDHVQIDLGDPEDTMRGIAEIKKRLAAEGGKLNALVNNAGISPKGPKGGRLGAATTSFNDWHKVFQVNFFAPIMLARGLLDELTLAKGAIVNVTSIAGSRVHPFAGAAYATSKAALASLTREMAADFGPLGIRVNSISPGEIDTAILSPGTEKIVATLPLGRLGKTDEVAKAIYFLCTDASSYVTGSELHINGGQHV